A single window of Vigna unguiculata cultivar IT97K-499-35 chromosome 1, ASM411807v1, whole genome shotgun sequence DNA harbors:
- the LOC114196026 gene encoding calcium load-activated calcium channel-like: MAYPFSDFKYSDGLTVVGISFCTAIVCEAISWVLIYRTNSYKNLRSSIDKASKKLETMKTDSNKINIKKSKTKKIDRVETSLKESSRDLSLFKFKSGGVVALVLFVVFGLLNSLFEGKVVAKLPFKPFGLIMKMSHRGLQGNDPTDCSMAFLYFLCSISIRTNLQKFLGFAPPRGASAGLFPMPDPKTS, encoded by the coding sequence ATGGCATATCCTTTCTCAGATTTCAAGTACTCTGATGGCCTCACTGTAGTTGGTATCTCCTTCTGCACAGCTATTGTTTGTGAGGCTATCTCTTGGGTTCTTATCTATCGGACCAATTCTTACAAAAATCTTCGGTCCTCCATTGACAAGGCCTCCAAGAAACTTGAGACCATGAAGACAGACAGCAATAAAATCAACATCAAGAAGTCCAAGACCAAAAAGATTGATCGTGTTGAGACAAGCCTCAAAGAATCGAGTCGTGATCTGTCTCTCTTCAAGTTCAAGTCTGGGGGTGTTGTGGCTCTGGTTCTCTTTGTAGTCTTTGGATTGCTGAATTCACTCTTCGAAGGCAAGGTAGTTGCCAAATTGCCCTTCAAACCTTTTGGGCTTATTATGAAGATGAGCCATCGAGGATTGCAGGGTAATGATCCCACTGATTGTTCCATGGCATTTCTGTACTTCTTGTGTTCCATTAGCATCAGAACAAATTTGCagaagttcttgggttttgcaCCGCCCAGAGGTGCAAGTGCTGGCCTCTTTCCCATGCCTGATCCAAAGACCAGTTGA